A genomic stretch from Etheostoma cragini isolate CJK2018 chromosome 8, CSU_Ecrag_1.0, whole genome shotgun sequence includes:
- the LOC117948957 gene encoding putative uncharacterized protein DDB_G0271982: protein MFVGVFGLTDPSGLPAGDIEVTLKWKSTYFPPSVGEQPSIPNKTEQHSVEKKKEREQHSVEEKKKEREQHSVEEKKKEREQHSVEEKKKEREVAETPQKEEKHLHHQPVSLPTPAASKAPLPKLRQRNKLQDGPAAKKVTFIETSATDAQVRPLVRDLHYRRSGETLS, encoded by the exons atgtttgtgg GTGTGTTCGGGCTGACGGATCCGTCCGGACTCCCCGCCGGAGACATCGAGGTGACCCTGAAGTGGAAGTCGACCTACTTCCCTCCATCCGTGGGAGAGCAACCGTCCATCCCGAACAAGACGGAACAGCACAGcgtggagaagaagaaagagagagagcagcacagcgtggaggagaagaagaaagagagagagcagcacagcgtggaggagaagaagaaagagagagaacagcaCAGcgtggaggagaagaagaaagagagagaagttgCTGAGACGCCgcaaaaagaagagaaacaccTTCACCATCAGCCCGTCTCGCTGCCTACACCTGCTGCCTCTAAG GCCCCGCTGCCAAAACTCAGACAGAGGAACAAGCTGCAGGACGGACCGGCAGCCAAGAAGGTCACCTTCATAGAGACCTCCGCTACAGACGCCCAGGTGAGACCATTAGTTAGAGACCTCCACTACAGACGCTCAGGTGAGACGCTTAGTTAG
- the nox5 gene encoding NADPH oxidase 5 gives MSVDEDARWLEWVTRQFESIAGDDKEIDIDEFKTALKVKESFFAERFFSLFDSDASGSISLDELLEALDLLIHGSETDKLRFLFQVYDVDGSGSIDPDELRTVLKSCLRESAISLPEEKLDDLTLALFESADRDSSGSITFEELKAELENFPEVMENLTIRSQTPPITL, from the exons ATGAGTGTGGACGAGGACGCCCGATGGCTGGAGTGGGTCACCAGACAGTTTGAGAGCATCGCCGGGGACGACAAAGAGATCGACATCGACGAGTTCAAAACGGCTCTCAAGGTCAAAGAG TCCTTCTTCGCCGAGCGGTTCTTCTCGCTGTTCGACTCCGACGCCAGCGGCTCCATCAGCCTGGACGAGCTGCTGGAGGCTCTGGACCTGCTGATCCACGGCAGCGAGACGGACAAGCTCAGGTTCCTGTTCCAGGTCTACGACGTGGACG GCAGCGGCTCCATCGACCCTGACGAGCTGCGGACGGTCCTGAAGTCGTGTCTGCGTGAGAGCGCCATCTCTCTGCCGGAGGAGAAGCTGGACGACCTGACGCTGGCGCTGTTCGAGTCGGCGGACCGGGACAGCAGCGGATCCATCACCTTCGAGGAGCTCAAGGCCGAGCTGGAGAACTTCCCAGAGGTCATGGAGAACCTCACCATCAGGTCCCAAACTCCGCCTatcactctataa